The DNA window CATGGAACGAACCTCCACGTTTATTCCTTTCACCTGAATCCGTGCGAGCAGCAGATCCTCATTTACCAGACGATGTGCCGCTGCGCCATGTGTCGTACGCCCTGAATTCGTGCCTGAATCCGTGAGATATGCACTCAACGTTTCGATTTCATAGCATAAGCCTACGGCCAGGGTATTTGTGGAGTGAGGCGCCCACGGATGGGGCTCGAACGGCAAATCTGCCCCCATGGATGGGGGCTATTTGCCGCACGGAACAAATACCCCGGCCGTAGACCCACGGATTCAGGGTAAAATCAAATGGTTAACTGCATATGTCACGGATTCAGGGGTCTTGTCAGACAACTGTTTCGTGTCATGATACAAGGGGTTAGATAAGCATGAGACATGGCGAAGCCACGAAAGAGATCCTTTTTCCCCTTTTGACAGGCGTTATGCTCGTCCTTTTTTCCGTGGTGGCTGTCATGAGTGCAGCAGGGACCTATCGTATATCCCTCGAAGGGTCACGAAATCTCCTTGAGAGCCGGGCGGTGGACATCGCCGTGAATTTGGGGCTCAGTCTGGAAAAGATCGGCCTAAGTCCTGATCTTTTCCAGGATTTTCTGAAAAAAAATAGCCTGCTGGACATAGCCTTCATCGCCCTTTATACACCGGACAGGCAGGTGGTCCTCCATTCGAATCCCCTGCTTGTGGGACGTACATGCCCTGATGAAAGTGCCATTCGTGTGTTTGAAAAGGAGGCCCCCTTGTCCACCTTTGAAAAACTTGCGACAGGGGAAGAGGTCTTCATCCTGGACTTCCCCCTTCGTCTCCATCCAAAGGGAGGTACGGGCGGGTTGTATTCCATGCGTGTAGCCCTTCACCCATGGCCTGCCCGTGAGGTCATGAGAAAGGCGAACGTCCAGCTCGTACTCGTCGGTTCGTCTCTCGCCTTTCTCTGGGTCCTCACGGCCTTTCTTCTCGCATCCTGGAAGAAGAACGAGAACCTGCGCCAGCGTCTCCTCGAGTCGGAGCGTCTGGCCTCCCTTGGAAAGATGGCCGCTGTCCTCGCCCACGAGATCCGCAATCCACTCAGCAGCATCAAGGGGTTTGCCCAACTCCACTTGGCAGGTGCTACGGATCAGTTCCTTCGAGAGGATTTATCTATCATCGTGGAAGAATCTCGGCGTCTTGAGGCCCTCACCGATGATCTCCTCTCCTATGCTCGGCCCTTGTCGCCATCGCCCACCGAGATTCGGCTGGAGGCCCTTAAAAGGGAACTGGAAAGGATCGCCCAGGACTCCGGAATCGTGTCCGTCCACGTGGAACCTGACCCTAGGAACGTCTTTCTCGACAAGGAGAAATTTTTCCAGATCGCGCGAAACCTCATACAGAACGCCTCGGATGCCGTCTCAGGGGTTCCGGACGGCCACGTCACCTGCCGCGTGGGAAGGGAAGGGGATCGGCTTACCCTTGTTATCGGAGACAACGGCCCAGGTTTTCCCGATAAGGTTAAGGCCCGTCTCTTTGAGCCCTTTGTCACGACCAAGACCCGGGGGACAGGCCTGGGACTTGCCATTGTCAAACGGCTCGTGGATGTCATGGGGGGAGAGATCAGCGTCAGGGACAGGAAGGAAGGGGGGGCGGAGATACGAGTGGAGATCCCTATTGGGGAGGGGCATGCCCAGACACCGGAGGAGGTCGATGGCCGGGGTTAAAACGATCTTTGTCTGCCGGGAATGCGGGCATGCAGAGGGAAAATGGATGGGAAAGTGTCCTGGGTGCGGGGCATGGCATTCCCTTGTCGAAGAGACGGTCTCCACGCCCGGATCCCGGCATCGAAAGGGACTTACAGGAGCGGGCTCTCCGCCCGTCTCTCTCAAGGATGCGCCTTCGATTTCGGTGGCTGAAGGGCGCATCAAGTCCGGAATGGCGGAGATGGACAGGGTCCTCGGTGGCGGAATCGTTCCGGGAGGGGTCGTCCTTCTGGGAGGCGAGCCCGGAATCGGCAAGTCCACCCTGCTGCTTCAGATCTTGCTTCTCCTTGCATCATCGGGGAGAAAGGTCCTGTACGTGAGCGGCGAGGAGTCGGTCGCCCAGATCCGGATGCGGGCCGAGCGCCTCGGTGACATTCCGAGGCACCTCCTCGTGGCGAGCGAGATCGACATCGACCTCATCGAGGCATATGTGCAGGAATCCTCCCCTGAGATACTGGCCGTGGATTCGGTCCAGACCCTGATTCACCGGGATCTGCCCGCCTCTCCAGGAAGCGTCACCCAGGTCAGGGAGACGGCTGAACGCCTCGTCCGCCTCGCAAAGCCCAGGGGCATGCCGGTCTTTCTCATCGGGCACGTCACAAAAGACGGGGGCCTTGCCGGGCCCAGGGTCCTCGAACACATCGTGGACACGGTCCTTTTCTTTGAGGGCGAACGCACACAGGGATTTCGAATCGTCCGGGCGGTCAAGAACCGATTCGGCCCTACGCACGAGATCGGGATCTTCGAGATGACCGGTGCAGGCCTTCGGGAGATAGCCAATCCCTCGGAGGTCTTCATCCACCTGGGATCTCGGGACGTGCCGGGTTCTGTCCTATGCCCCTGCATGGAGGGCACCCGGCCCCTGATCCTCGAGATCCAGGCCCTTGTCAGTCCATCTCATCTCGCCATGCCCAGGCGCACCACGACCGGCCTGGATTCGTCCCGCATCGCCATGCTCGCGGCAGTCGCAGAGCGCCATCTCGGGATCTTCCTTTCAGATCGGGACATCTTTGTAAATGTGGTGGGTGGTGTGAAGGTCTCTGAACCAGCAGCGGATCTGGCGATCCTCCTTGCCATGGTCTCCAGTCTGCGCGGCATCGCAGTCGGGGCCGGCACGGCCGCCTTTGGCGAGGTGGGCCTTACCGGAGAGATAAGGGGCGTCACCCGGTCTGATCGGAGGCTTGCCGAGCTCGCCCGCATCGGCATCGCCCATGCCGTTATCCCTCTTGCAGGATCGGAAAAGATCTCGTCCCCTGACGGCGTCAGGATCTCCAGGGTCGGGCGTCTTGAAGATGCGGTTGAGGCCGCAATCAAGGCCCATTTGCCTTGACAAGGCCCGACTGTATGGGTTATTAGACCGTGTTCCTTACGGGGCCGTTAGCTCAGTTGGTAGAGCAGCTGACTCTTAATCAGTAGGTCTGGGGTTCGAATCCCTAACGGCCCACCAATAAAAACAATGGGTTACGGAGCTAAAACCGTAACCCTTTCTTTTGTGGGGGGATCTGACAGCCCTTGGTCTTCCTGCAGGTCACCACATCCTGGTCAATGTGACAGGTAGATCCGCATCTCCGAAAAGGGCGGTGCGTGCGCCAAAGTGCCATGTGATGCCGAGCATGGCGGCCTGCTCCGTGTAGTCTTCACCACTTCTCCAACCCACTTCCCCTGAGATCGTCCAGTGCCTATCCACAAGCCAGGCGGCCTTGAGGGCCCCGCCTGTCCCTGGTCCATTGGAGTCATTCGCCTCAAAACGGCCTTGGCACAAGGATCCGCCAGGGCCTTCGGGCCGGGTTTTGGGAAAGCATGGGGACGATGCCTCATGAAGCCATTGCCAGCCGAGGCTGAGATCACCCCGCGCAATGAACCGCTTGCCGTTCTCTGTCTGAAACCCCAATCCCAGGCCCACATGTGTGAAATCCTGCGGGCTGAAATATCCACCATGCCCCCAGGTGAAATGGGATAGGTTCCTTTCGTAGTGCTCGTAGCCCATCCTGGGGCCGATGCCGAAATACCTCATGCCCGGGATTCGAAGATCCCTGCTAAGCCCCAGGGAAAATCCCGCGTGGGAATTGTCCTCCACATGCCGGCCTCGCAGGATGGATGCGTTCAGGTCCCCACCCAGGCTCCAAGGTCCATCGCCAAGGCGCCGGTAACCCTGGGCCGCGAGTTTGTAACGTATGACCCGGCCCCATGTCTTACCTGAGGACGGGTCTTCCCATCCGACGAAAGAGAGTATGGACTCGCGCACTGGGTCTGCGTGGAGTCCGAGATCCAGGGCGTAAGCAGGATCAACAAGCCTGAATCCAAGCCCTCCTGACACGGCCTCTGCAACAGGTCCGTCATTGGGCGTCAGCCCCAGGCGCGCATATGTCGATATAGTACCCTGACGTATCCATGAAAGTTCTGGTGCCCAGCCGGCGTCCATATCCGTATCCGGTGCGGACTGGTGGATTCCAGCGCTTCCGATGGGGATTGACAGGTCTGCCGATCCGGCATCCAGCCAGATGCGGGAAAGCCGCAGTTTCCAGAGCTGATCCCCTTGTGGCCAGGTCAGGCTGATATCCGGAAGATACAGGCAGGTCAATTGGGAAGTTCCCTCGTCTCCCGACTTGTCGCGGATCGCCCCATCAAGACTAAGACGTGGTGCATCAAGACCGGAAAGCTCCGGGATATCCGAATCTACCCGGGATGCAGCCTGGGGCAGATCCAGGGCCATGAGATTTCGCGCGCGCTCTGTGCGAATCATGCGTGCAAGCGGCCCATGGTCAAGTCCTTCATATTGAACGAGGCGTTTTCGGTCCCCGAGCCTTTTCAGACCGGAATAAAGCCCACTTGCGTATTCTTCCCGCGGCTCAAGGGCATAGAGGGAGCCGAAGATATCTACTGCCCTTTCAAAATCCCCCTGGTGGTAATACGCCCATCCGAGAGCGGCGTGAAGTCCTGCCGAGTCTGATCCGAGTTCCAAGGCCTTTTTGAGCCAGAGGGCCTGTTCTGCGTAATCCCTTCGGGCCTCTGCCTTAGAGGCGAGCTCCTGAGCGATGACTGTCTTGATCTCGCGGGCCTTTTCCGTGTCAATGCCCTCGATCGATTGCCAGGCAGAATCAAGATCTCCTTGGTTCTTGAGGGAAAGGGCGAGTCCGAGACGGGCGTCCTCAAGGCCTTCATCCAGCGCAAGTGCCCTGCGGAAATCTTCAGCGGCCAGGTCCCATAGGCCCTGGTGGTAATACGCCCATCCGAGAGAGGCGTGAAGTCCTGCCGAGTCTGATCCGAGTTCCAAGGCCTTTTTGAGCCAGCTGGCCTGTTCTGCGTAATCCCTTCGGGCCTCTGCCTTAGAGGCGAGCTCCTGAGCGATGGCTGTCTTGATCTCGCGGGCCTTTTCCGTGTCAATGCCCTCGATCGATTGCCAGGCAGAGGCAGGATCACCCTGTTTCATGTAGGTCAGGGCCAATCCAATGCGTGCCTCTTTGGATGCACCATGGGTAGAGACGGCTTGCAGGAACCAATCCCGCGCATAATCAAGGCGTCCGGCACGAAGTGCCCACCAGCCCAGTCGTATGTCGAGTGAGGCATCGGAAAGTGCAATGATCCTCTTTCTGTTTTGGTCGATCAGAACCGCGAGCCCGGGGCTGGGACGTCCTGCCTCCTCAGCCGAGAGTTTGGCAAGGAGAAGGTCCAGAAAATTCCGTTCCTTTTTCGGTGCCTCTGGGGTCACGAGTGGCGACGGCTTCGGTATCAGTGGCGGTGGGCCCTGTGTTATCGATTCAGGTTGTGCGGATTGCCGTAATTTCAGCCCCTGCATGGGAGATTGTTGGATCCGTATCTCCTCGTCTCCCGAGGCTTGACCGTAAGCAGGGCGCTCTGTCGTTGGTAGAGACACAAGCAGGACGGCCAGGAGGACGAGATAGAGAGATGTCTCTATTGCGCGGAATTTCCGGTTGGGCATGTGCTTTTCCATTGGGCTATCTTATCTGCCGCAAAGCCATGTGTGACAGCAGGTAAAGGCTTGCGGAATAATAACCCTGGGCGGAAATGGAGGTCTCAGGGGGAGGGATGTTTTTGTTGAGGATCAGGTCCCGTATGGCCCGTATGCCGGGCTCAGCTCCGTAGGAGGCGATGGCGTCCGTTTCGAGATCGGTCCAGGCGGGCAGGAACTGCGGGCATGGTTGGGTCGTCCAGTATCCTTTGAATGGGGCCATGAGCGACTCATCCGTGATCCCGGCCCAGGCGAGATAGAGAGGGATGCGAATTGCGTTGTAGCCGAAGCGCGGAGGCCATCCGGGAGCGGGTTTCAGGGGGTCGGAAAGAAGGAGCCAATCCGGAGGAAGTTGCCATCGGCCAAAACGGGCGGCCTCAAGGAGGCGTTTTCCGCTTTCAGCAAGCGCCTTCCATGCAGGGGAAGGTGCGATCCGATCGAGTGCGGAGAATGCGGGAAACACCCAATAGGACAGATTGACGATCTTCCCTTCCTTTTTGTCGAAACCTTGCAATCCCGGAAGCAGTATTTGACCCCTCTGGGTCTTGACCACCAGGTGCGCCAGGATGGCATCGGCGATGCGTTTTGCATCGGTCGTGTAGGTTTCAGGATGAGAAAAACGCTCACCAGCAAGGGCCAATGCCCAGGCGATGAGCAGATCCCCGTCCGTGGCGTTATTGCGTTCGGTCACCCCCTTATCCGGCAGCCACTGCCAGGCAAGTAGGCCGTTTCCCAGGACGTCGAGGTTGTTGTGAGTCCATGTCCACAGGCGGTCAAAGGTCTCCTGGTCATGGGCAGCGACAGCGAAAAGCATGCCAAAGCCCTGGCCTTCCGAGACCGTGGCATCCTTGTTTTGCGGATCTACCACACGACCCGGTGGTCTGATGTAAGCGGCCTTCCATTCCTCCCAACCGGGCAGATCCTGGGCGAACGCCAAAGAAAGGGGCGAAAGGATCCAGAGAACGAGGAGCATGGGCAGGATGGCAACGAAGTTCCTCATTTTTCAAGGCCTTCTTCATTTGTTTCCGTGACGGTGGGATGTCTGCGGCGCTTGAAAAGCATAAGGAGTCGCAGGGTCAAAAACGCAAGCAGGAGGGCCGGGATACCGAGCAGGAGACCCCACATCCATGGATGGCGGGAGAGCGCGTAGCTGATGGAGAGACTCGTGCCCACATGGCCCACTTGATAATGGGGCCCGATCCTCTGGGTGACAAGGTGTTCATCACCGCGCCAGACTACGTAATCGTCCTGCAGACGGGACCATAAGCCAGGATGGACCAACGCGTCGACTTGATCTTGGAGCACAGAGGAATCGCGGGCCGTCAGGATGGTCACTGTGGAATCTCCCCCCGATGGGGATCGGAGCTGGATCATCATGCCCTGAGAACCAGGTCCGTCCCCGGCGGTAGTGATCCATGAGTTGACGGGTTCGGTCAATGGGGGTGGCTCATGGGTGAAGAGATCATTCAGGTAAGTACGTACGATGTCGATCCAGCCCTGTGTGTCGGATTCGGTGACATGGACGGCAAGGGGATATGGGGTGCGTGAAATAGGTCCCGGTTGTATGGGCGATTGATCTATCAATGTGGATGGGATGGCCTTTTCAGGGCCGATGAAGAGGGCGTTTCCCGCCCCGGCGAGATCGTCTGCGTGGGTGTGATATGAGGCCTTGAAGAGGGGCACCCCATGGATCTGGGCGATTTTTGCAAGCAGCGTCCATGCGGCCGCAACGCTCCTGGCATCGGTTTGCGGCACAAAGACATCCATCCCTTCGCCATACGGAGAAGCGGTATATGGGAAACCGGTGCGTCCGAACAGGCGAAGATCGGGCAGGGTGGTGAGATGCGCCGCTTCAGGCATGATAAGGGCGGAATCCTCGAAAAGGGTTAGTCTGAGGTTTTGGGTGTTCACTGCGGTGCAACGGCCGGTAATGAGGGGCATGAGGGTGGTCTGAAAGGTCAGGGTGTTTGCCCCAGGTTCAAGGGAGGAGAAGGGGATGTACAGGGAATAATCGCGAAAATGCGCCCCGTCCTG is part of the Deltaproteobacteria bacterium genome and encodes:
- the radA gene encoding DNA repair protein RadA, with product MAGVKTIFVCRECGHAEGKWMGKCPGCGAWHSLVEETVSTPGSRHRKGLTGAGSPPVSLKDAPSISVAEGRIKSGMAEMDRVLGGGIVPGGVVLLGGEPGIGKSTLLLQILLLLASSGRKVLYVSGEESVAQIRMRAERLGDIPRHLLVASEIDIDLIEAYVQESSPEILAVDSVQTLIHRDLPASPGSVTQVRETAERLVRLAKPRGMPVFLIGHVTKDGGLAGPRVLEHIVDTVLFFEGERTQGFRIVRAVKNRFGPTHEIGIFEMTGAGLREIANPSEVFIHLGSRDVPGSVLCPCMEGTRPLILEIQALVSPSHLAMPRRTTTGLDSSRIAMLAAVAERHLGIFLSDRDIFVNVVGGVKVSEPAADLAILLAMVSSLRGIAVGAGTAAFGEVGLTGEIRGVTRSDRRLAELARIGIAHAVIPLAGSEKISSPDGVRISRVGRLEDAVEAAIKAHLP
- a CDS encoding BCSC C-terminal domain-containing protein, which translates into the protein MPNRKFRAIETSLYLVLLAVLLVSLPTTERPAYGQASGDEEIRIQQSPMQGLKLRQSAQPESITQGPPPLIPKPSPLVTPEAPKKERNFLDLLLAKLSAEEAGRPSPGLAVLIDQNRKRIIALSDASLDIRLGWWALRAGRLDYARDWFLQAVSTHGASKEARIGLALTYMKQGDPASAWQSIEGIDTEKAREIKTAIAQELASKAEARRDYAEQASWLKKALELGSDSAGLHASLGWAYYHQGLWDLAAEDFRRALALDEGLEDARLGLALSLKNQGDLDSAWQSIEGIDTEKAREIKTVIAQELASKAEARRDYAEQALWLKKALELGSDSAGLHAALGWAYYHQGDFERAVDIFGSLYALEPREEYASGLYSGLKRLGDRKRLVQYEGLDHGPLARMIRTERARNLMALDLPQAASRVDSDIPELSGLDAPRLSLDGAIRDKSGDEGTSQLTCLYLPDISLTWPQGDQLWKLRLSRIWLDAGSADLSIPIGSAGIHQSAPDTDMDAGWAPELSWIRQGTISTYARLGLTPNDGPVAEAVSGGLGFRLVDPAYALDLGLHADPVRESILSFVGWEDPSSGKTWGRVIRYKLAAQGYRRLGDGPWSLGGDLNASILRGRHVEDNSHAGFSLGLSRDLRIPGMRYFGIGPRMGYEHYERNLSHFTWGHGGYFSPQDFTHVGLGLGFQTENGKRFIARGDLSLGWQWLHEASSPCFPKTRPEGPGGSLCQGRFEANDSNGPGTGGALKAAWLVDRHWTISGEVGWRSGEDYTEQAAMLGITWHFGARTALFGDADLPVTLTRMW
- a CDS encoding glycosyl hydrolase family 5 produces the protein MRNFVAILPMLLVLWILSPLSLAFAQDLPGWEEWKAAYIRPPGRVVDPQNKDATVSEGQGFGMLFAVAAHDQETFDRLWTWTHNNLDVLGNGLLAWQWLPDKGVTERNNATDGDLLIAWALALAGERFSHPETYTTDAKRIADAILAHLVVKTQRGQILLPGLQGFDKKEGKIVNLSYWVFPAFSALDRIAPSPAWKALAESGKRLLEAARFGRWQLPPDWLLLSDPLKPAPGWPPRFGYNAIRIPLYLAWAGITDESLMAPFKGYWTTQPCPQFLPAWTDLETDAIASYGAEPGIRAIRDLILNKNIPPPETSISAQGYYSASLYLLSHMALRQIR